ctgcttccttgcttggtgcctgaagaggaagaggtgtggacGGCAGGTCCGCGTGCGAGCAAGAGCGCGTCGGTGCGTCCTCAGTCCATGAAGTGGCtcccagggggtgggtggctggtgtcaggggtggtggcgagggcccttagcaggggtagcaggctcttctggcgccgaagcagcccaggcctccgAAGCCGTAGCCGTAGCCGAAGCCgccggagatgggcactccctgggcgctgagagcgctgcccacggcagccgatgtggaggatccgacggcggtgttctgggggaaggagctgaggatgggcccTGGCAGGGTGACCAGCACGGCGGGAGGCTGGATGACGACGCGGGAGTCCTCGCACTGCCTgacgcagggctcgttgcagctgttagccagcggggtgggtccgcaggggttgcagaggtcgtagcaggccatgtctgtggtgcggagggtccctggaagagagggtgttgaggaagcggaggggcgtgggggtgcgaggagcggtgctgcaggagggcaggggagcgtggaggcgtgttgtgtggcggtggggagcgtggcggtggggaggctttgtggctggtgaaggtgtgggcagagggtggtgggagagaggggccaggtggggcaggagaaaggaggagaagggggttggggctcaccttgttgacgttggaggagaaggggtgaggagaagtgtgtgagggagagaggcgctggtgcgtcttttatgctggtccgggaggggcgggccaggctttgcgcatgagagccttttgcagcaagcagcttttgcgtgccacagcctggggagtaatgaggtggggcgtgtctttgttgccgcagttctgcaatttcatgttctcctCTTGAGGATGCGTCCACTTGA
This sequence is a window from Pelecanus crispus isolate bPelCri1 chromosome 2, bPelCri1.pri, whole genome shotgun sequence. Protein-coding genes within it:
- the LOC142592940 gene encoding feather keratin 2-like — encoded protein: MACYDLCNPCGPTPLANSCNEPCVRQCEDSRVVIQPPAVLVTLPGPILSSFPQNTAVGSSTSAAVGSALSAQGVPISGGFGYGYGFGGLGCFGARRACYPC